A genomic region of Mycobacterium sp. Aquia_213 contains the following coding sequences:
- a CDS encoding ParA family protein: MSSPRDRPGTSGPSVGHPQSAGAPVAPPLVPEEAVPLADEAPSETTADVSRETSNEFDTPIGAAAERAMRILHTTYPPLRRPRHRRVFTVANQKGGVGKTTTAVNLAAALALQGLKALVIDLDPQGNASTALGITDRQAGTPSSYEVLLGEETIETALRRSPHSERLFCVPSTIDLAGAEIELVSMVARENRLRNALAELDHFDFDYVFVDCPPSLGLLTINALVAAPEVMIPIQCEYYALEGVSQLMRNIEMVKAHLNPQLDVTTVILTMYDGRTKLADQVAEEVRRYFGDKVLRTVIPRSVKVSEAPGYSMTIIDYDPGSRGAMSYLDASRELAQRD; this comes from the coding sequence ATGAGCTCTCCCCGGGATCGGCCCGGAACCTCGGGTCCAAGCGTGGGGCATCCGCAGTCGGCGGGGGCACCGGTCGCGCCGCCGCTCGTGCCGGAAGAAGCGGTGCCCCTCGCGGACGAAGCGCCGAGCGAAACCACGGCGGATGTTTCACGTGAAACATCGAACGAATTCGACACCCCGATCGGCGCCGCCGCGGAACGCGCGATGCGGATACTGCACACGACGTACCCACCGCTGCGCCGGCCGCGCCACCGCCGGGTCTTCACCGTCGCGAACCAGAAGGGCGGCGTCGGCAAGACGACCACCGCCGTCAACCTCGCCGCCGCGCTCGCACTGCAGGGACTCAAGGCGCTCGTCATCGATCTCGATCCGCAGGGCAACGCGAGCACGGCGCTCGGTATCACTGATCGGCAAGCCGGGACGCCTTCGTCGTACGAAGTGCTTCTCGGCGAGGAGACGATCGAGACCGCGCTGCGCCGCAGCCCGCACTCCGAGCGCCTGTTCTGTGTTCCGTCGACCATCGACCTGGCCGGTGCCGAGATCGAGTTGGTCAGCATGGTGGCGCGCGAGAATCGGTTGCGCAACGCGCTCGCGGAGCTGGATCACTTCGACTTCGACTACGTCTTCGTGGACTGCCCGCCGTCGCTGGGGCTGCTGACCATCAACGCGCTCGTCGCCGCCCCCGAGGTGATGATCCCGATCCAGTGTGAGTACTACGCGCTCGAAGGGGTGTCGCAGCTGATGCGGAACATCGAGATGGTGAAGGCGCATCTCAACCCGCAGCTCGACGTGACGACGGTAATCCTCACGATGTACGACGGCCGGACCAAACTCGCCGACCAGGTTGCCGAGGAGGTGCGCCGCTACTTCGGCGACAAGGTGCTGCGCACCGTCATCCCGCGCAGCGTCAAAGTGTCGGAAGCGCCCGGCTACAGCATGACGATCAT